Sequence from the Petrotoga sp. 9PW.55.5.1 genome:
TTTTTATGGCCACTAATTATCGCCACAGACGAAAGTATGTATACTTTACCAGTTGCCATTTCAGTTTTAGGTGGGCAATACAGTGAAAACATTGCTATGCAGATGGCAGGATCTGTAATTGTAATTTTACCTTTGATAATAGTATTTCTGTTTACACAAAAATATTTTATAAAGGGAATAACTTTCACAGGATTAAAGGGATAATAACTCTTAGGACTGTGTTTAAAAGTTATTTTTAATAAATTCAAACCCAAAGAATATATAAATTAAGAATAAAGGGGGTATTTAAATGGCGAAAGAAAAGAGATTTTTTATTGTTTTTCTGATCCTTTCTTTAATAACTGTATCTCTATTTGCAGGTTCGGTAAAGTACGAGTTCTTCACTTCAAACATATTGGGAAGAGATGTAGGATATTCTGTGTACTTACCAGATGATTATAATTCATCGAATTTATATTATCCAATCATCTATATTTTACATGGTTCTGGTGGGAATCAGTATCAATGGGTTAATGAGGGGAAAATTGTCCAAATTGCCGACGAATTGATTAAAAATGGCGAACTACCTCCGAGTATAATAGTTATGCCAGCAACTGGGAACAACTGGTATGTAGACAGAAGAGAAAAGATAGAAAGTATGTTTTTTCAAGAGTTTATGCCATACATAGAAAATACCTATCGTGTTATTAAAAGTCGTGATGCAAGAGCTATAGGTGGGCAATCAATGGGAGGTTATGGAGCTTTGAGATATTCTATGTTACACCCGGAATTATTTTCAGTAGTAATTCTACTGAGCCCGGCAGTTTACGATCCTGTTCCACCTAAAAATTCTGCTGCGATAACTTCAGGGGTTTTTGGAGATCCTTTTGACCCAAACATTTGGAAATCTTTAAATTATCCTTCTCTTTTTATGAGTTACTTAATGAAAGGGATGCCTGTAGCAATGTATATAGCTTCTGGAGATGATGATGAACTATTCATTGAGGTACATGCCACACAATTGTATGCAAGTTTGAGAAATGCAGGACTACCAGCTGAACTTAGAATTGTTGACGGAGGCCATGATTGGGAAGTGTGGATTCCGACTATGAGAGAAGGATTGAAGTATGCTGGAAAATATCTAACTCAACCAAAATAATTGTAAAAGCTGCCGTGACGGCAGCTTTTTTATTTTTGATCTAATATAGTAAAATATCTATCCAAAAAATTTCTTATCTCATTTGTACCAAAATATTGGGCAAATCTTTTTACTTCTTTACCTTCTTCATCAAGAAAAATAATAGTTGGAACTGTGAAAACAAGAAATTGCCCAGCTTTCTCTTGATCTTCATTTACTTCAATAACTTCGTAAGTAATATTATACTCTTTAGAAATTTCTAGAAATTTTGGAAAAAATGCCTTACAAACAGAACAACTTTTATTTTTAAAATAAAGAGCTTTCATTTTTTTATCCTCCAAGATACTTTATAATAAAAACATTATTTTAAAATATTATACTATTAAAGTATTATTAATA
This genomic interval carries:
- a CDS encoding esterase family protein; translated protein: MAKEKRFFIVFLILSLITVSLFAGSVKYEFFTSNILGRDVGYSVYLPDDYNSSNLYYPIIYILHGSGGNQYQWVNEGKIVQIADELIKNGELPPSIIVMPATGNNWYVDRREKIESMFFQEFMPYIENTYRVIKSRDARAIGGQSMGGYGALRYSMLHPELFSVVILLSPAVYDPVPPKNSAAITSGVFGDPFDPNIWKSLNYPSLFMSYLMKGMPVAMYIASGDDDELFIEVHATQLYASLRNAGLPAELRIVDGGHDWEVWIPTMREGLKYAGKYLTQPK
- a CDS encoding co-chaperone YbbN — its product is MKALYFKNKSCSVCKAFFPKFLEISKEYNITYEVIEVNEDQEKAGQFLVFTVPTIIFLDEEGKEVKRFAQYFGTNEIRNFLDRYFTILDQK